A region of Sesamum indicum cultivar Zhongzhi No. 13 linkage group LG7, S_indicum_v1.0, whole genome shotgun sequence DNA encodes the following proteins:
- the LOC105167195 gene encoding U-box domain-containing protein 62 (The sequence of the model RefSeq protein was modified relative to this genomic sequence to represent the inferred CDS: added 9 bases not found in genome assembly), producing the protein MASEKLGMVPPQQMHNGLNQHPQLVFSEAFACGPQPPRRHPTSTGDPCTKAATRELTASFRDHHHYFSTPLQPQQPPPPQAAQFRHQWSANSRSSGGEASEEDDEEDDNGDDDDDDDEEEEEELENNLENIVTIAKISDGNQKERYHDSCNSQKMKHISALGIKEGNMAQSGNDSNNGNNSSGEVRNASSSELYYTQYLNGAEGPSSSSRQKDNLVMENGCGFSGRKEGSYLCDSGESLRAILSDPITGMLMEDAMILTCGHSFGSGGIQQIVRMKACFTCSQPVSEDSIAPNLSLRLAVQAFRREEELQVNHSSKRRRERYDRDKVTFGDSMLLDHPRGRGVQFPFAVTDRVIIKGNKRTPQRFVGREAIVTTQCLNGWYVVKTLDNAESVKLQYRSLAKVTDNPPTKQSPVKMTPNWL; encoded by the exons ATGGCTTCTGAAAAGCTGGGCATGGTTCCACCCCAACAAATGCACAACGGCCTCAACCAGCATCCTCAGCTGGTTTTTTCCGAAGCTTTCGCTTGTGGGCCACAGCCGCCGCGCCGCCACCCCACCTCCACTGGTGATCCCTGCACTAAAGCTGCCACCCGAGAGCTCACCGCCAGCTTCCGCGATCACCACCACTATTTCTCAACTCCACTCCAGCCCCAGCAGCCGCCGCCGCCGCAAGCAGCCCAGTTTCGCCACCAATGGAGTGCCAACAGTCGTAGCTCCGGCGGCGAGGCGTCGGAGGAGGATGACGAGGAAGACGATAACGGCgacgatgatgatgacgacgatgaggaggaggaagaagaactAGAGAACAATTTGGAGAATATTGTCACCATCGCTAAAATCAGTGACGGTAATCAGAAGGAAAGATATCATGATAGCTGTAATAGTCAGAAAATGAAACACATTTCGGCATTAG GAATCAAAGAAGGAAATATGGCGCAGAGTGGAAATGACAGCAATAATGGCAATAATAGTAGT AGGAATGCCAGCAGCAGCGAATTGTATTACACACAGTACTTGAACGGGGCAGAAGGTCCGAGCTCTTCATCACGACAGAAGGATAATTTGGTGATGGAGAATGGCTGTGGGTTTAGTGGAAGAAAAGAAGGCTCTTATCTGTGTGACTCTGGGGAGTCATTGAGGGCCATCCTTTCAGATCCTATCAC TGGTATGCTTATGGAAGATGCAATGATATTGACTTGTGGGCATTCCTTTGGTAGCGGTGGGATACAACAAATTGTTAGAATG aaagCTTGCTTCACGTGCTCGCAGCCAGTGTCCGAGGACTCGATTGCTCCAAATCTAT CTCTACGCCTAGCTGTCCAGGCATTCAGGAGAGAAGAAGAGTTGCAAGTTAACCATTCATCAAAAAGGAGGAGGGAAAGATACGACCGG GATAAGGTGACATTTGGTGATTCTATGCTTTTAGATCATCCGAGGGGAAGAGGAGTTCAGTTTCCATTTGCTGTTACTGATCGGGTTATCATAAAG GGTAACAAGAGAACACCTCAACGTTTTGTCGGGCGTGAGGCTATTGTTACCACTCAGTGCTTGAATGGATG GTACGTAGTTAAGACGTTGGACAATGCTGAAAGTGTGAAGCTGCAATATCGCTCGCTAGCCAAAGTTACAGATAATCCACCTACAAAGCAATCACCAGTCAAGATGACACCCAACTGGCTGTAG
- the LOC105166977 gene encoding uncharacterized protein LOC105166977, with translation MKCLRTVLLVIFLICFVPRQSSGSFLVNFRKLVEDHHNPKPTDQISPSPSPVPAANFDSGNGQSHGIRTQEENCDKVSNKCDIKDYSITACVPFVGNGSQASYVLVLNGGESALKLNIVVRPANINLEDIEISGHEIKKVNLPSTAGGSSSILLNVGNQDCIIKTGALVPQGFYTTYLTPITGTYLFFVAAIFVGGTWACFKVVKRKRHLDGVPYRELEMEQQESDPSFVTETPKSWDQNWDDDWDEEKAVKSPGGKHNGKVSENGESLKYIDTTQWGSDWDD, from the exons ATGAAGTGTTTAAGGACAGTCCTCCTcgtaattttcttgatttgttttgtcCCACGTCAGTCCAGTGGCTCTTTTCTTgtaaatttcagaaaactaGTTGAGGATCATCATAATCCAAAGCCAACTGATCAG ATATCTCCATCTCCTAGCCCTGTTCCAGCAGCGAATTTTGATTCTGGGAATGGTCAAAGTCATGGGATACGGACACAGGAAGAAAATTGCGATAAGGTGTCTAATAAGTGTGATATTAAGGATTACAGCATTACTGCCTGCGTTCCTTTTGTCGGAAACG GATCTCAAGCGTCGTATGTGCTTGTCCTGAATGGTGGTGAGAGCGCTCTCAAACTAAATATCGTTGTCCGTCCTGCGAACATTAACCTGGAGGATATAGAAATATCTGGACATGAAATCAAGAAG GTAAATTTGCCTTCAACTGCAGGAGGAAGTTCTTCAATTTTGCTAAATGTTGGAAATCAAGACTGTATAATCAAGACAGGAGCTTTGGTGCCGCAAGGTTTTTATACAACTTATTTGACGCCTATCACCGGGACGTACCTATTCTTTGTGGCTGCTATTTTCGTCGGAGGCACTTGGGCCTGCTTCAAGGTGGTGAAGAGGAAACGACACCTCGATGGAGTTCCATATCGGGAGCTTGAAATGGAGCAGCAAGAATCCGACCCTTCCTTCGTCACTGAAACACCCAAGAGTTGGGATCAGAATTGGGACGATGACTGGGATGAGGAGAAGGCAGTGAAATCACCGGGCGGGAAACATAATGGGAAAGTTTCGGAGAACGGCGAGTCTTTGAAGTACATCGATACGACTCAATGGGGAAGCGATTGGGACGATTAG
- the LOC105166978 gene encoding uncharacterized protein LOC105166978 (The sequence of the model RefSeq protein was modified relative to this genomic sequence to represent the inferred CDS: added 21 bases not found in genome assembly): MDSESKLQNQSLGKPISNLKASVGEKRGIRKAEETSECSHKRAKMHDLESVSRCKVQAGVRRSNRLHLDVNSDSGALDLNVNADPVSLMVGVDAPACIKESNELLAPVKEEKNRVFDLDLNAEDVSSSINNDPFYPYKNCEHSKLRDDSECGSSSGPLEEKDSMRIWEGLKQNNYLSIPYGAVSMAVPKTRRRKKNNNDVMKKKIELAKKEQIDRFAKAAAPTGLLSGLNPGIINHVRNRKQVHSIIEALVKSERTENQRSGSKQGNQINGGAHELSGWGYALDMHSSGLNRSAPNHGDVLLERRQTGHDGLFAKSNYLKSEATRRNDHSYMKETRIFERMSSQCNIENKENDGLALKLSSSVTVASEGTSCLSNEESGNFTSVTSPSVKAANVASQWLELLNQDIRGRLAALRRSKKRVRAVVTTELPLLMSREFSSKLENNSYTTEASTLCHFDKSSIDAHAIRWSTLFEEMEKALSEEESHLESWLNQVKEMQLHCQRGLYRSSFNDPSQDTGPAGINNRLREGHNSEKDLSVRAAAASIYSTCNYLSKMENLLFC, translated from the exons ATGGATAGTGAAAGCAAGTTGCAGAATCAATCTTTAGGGAAGCCTATATCTAACTTAAAG GCTTCGGTAGGAGAGAAAAGGGGCATTAGAAAAGCTGAAGAAACATCTGAATGTTCTCATAAAAGAGCGAAAATGCATGATCTTGAATCTGTTTCGCGATGTAAAG TTCAAGCAGGAGTAAGAAGAAGCAATAGACTGCATCTAGATGTCAACTCTGATTCTGGAGCACTTGATCTTAATGTTAATGCTGATCCTGTTAGCCTTATGGTTGGTGTCGATGCTCCAGCATGTATTAAGGAGTCTAATGAACTTCTTGCCCCTgtgaaggaagaaaagaaCAGGGTGTTTGATTTAGATCTAAATGCTGAAGACGTGTCTAGTTCAATCAATAATGATCCCTTCTATCCCTATAAGAACTGTGAGCATTCGAAGTTGAGGGATGATTCTGAGTGTGGAAGTTCTTCAGGTCCGCTGGAAGAAAAAGATTCAATGAGAATTTGGGAAGGGTTGAAGCAAAATAACTATCTGTCTATTCCTTATGGAGCTGTGTCTATGGCAGTACCAAAAACACGCcgtagaaagaaaaataacaatgatgtaatgaagaagaagatagaACTTGCAAAAAAGGAACAGATTGATCGGTTTGCAAAGGCTGCTGCTCCAACTGGGTTACTCAGTGGGCTAAATCCCGGAATCATTAACCATGTGAGAAACAGGAAACAGGTTCACTCTATAATAGAAGCCCTAGTGAAGTCTGAAAGAACTGAGAATCAACGTTCTGGAAGCAAGCAAGGTAACCAAATCAATGGTGGTGCTCACGAACTCAGTGGATGGGGGTACGCATTAGACATGCATAGTTCAGGGTTGAATAGATCTGCACCAAATCATGGAGATGTCTTGCTGGAAAGAAGGCAGACAGGACATGATGGTTTATTTgccaaatcaaattatttgaaatctgAGGCCACAAGAAGAAATGATCATTCATATATGAAAGAAACCAGGATTTTTGAAAGAATGTCTTCACAATGCAacatagaaaataaagaaaatgatggGCTTGCCCTAAAGTTATCATCGTCTGTAACAGTTGCTTCAGAGGGTACTAGCTGTTTGTCAAATGAGGAATCAGGAAATTTTACCAGTGTTACTTCACCGTCTGTTAAAG CTGCTAATGTAGCTTCCCAATGGTTGGAACTTCTGAATCAAGATATCAGAGGACGTCTTGCTG CGCTAAGACGAAGTAAGAAAAGAGTTCGGGCTGTTGTAACTACAGAACTTCCCCTCTTAATGTCCAGAGAATTCTCGTCTAAATTGGAGAACAATTCATATACGACAGAGGCTTCAACCCTTTGCCACTTTGACAAATCATCTATTGATGCACATGCTATTAGATGGAGCACTCTCTTTGAAGAGATGGAGAAAGCACTTTCTGAAGAAGAGAGTCATCTG gAAAGTTGGTTGAACCAAGTGAAGGAAATGCAGTTGCACTGTCAAAGGGGTCTTTATAGAAGTAGTTTCAATGATCCTTCACAAGACACAGG ATTACGAGAAGGCCATAACTCGGAGAAGGATTTATCTGTTAGAGCTGCTGCTGCTTCAATATACTCAACTTGCAACTACTTGTCGAAAATGGAAAACCTGCTCTTTTGCTAA